In Dioscorea cayenensis subsp. rotundata cultivar TDr96_F1 chromosome 11, TDr96_F1_v2_PseudoChromosome.rev07_lg8_w22 25.fasta, whole genome shotgun sequence, a single genomic region encodes these proteins:
- the LOC120272335 gene encoding uncharacterized protein LOC120272335 yields the protein MNDPSQMISRSYGIWPPAAAMEDPMGFQNPRPMVFTAGAGLMPGRMNWKGKKVADKRMKGGSAVGTGLGLAGGDGGGPAGYKPPTLNELQSQNRAKARRFYPKKKFGRSAPYAPRNTTSFIIRAKKAGGITSLVSPCPVTPAILPTPKFSPSREGLVDMAKEEWGVDGYGSMKGLIRLRSPTRVNGEEEEVEEGEGSSESDVEEHLEVERRLDHDLSRFEMVYPSTGEEAGAAAAAAYVLENRVDDQDTHIAQLEEENLTLKERLFLVEREMGEVRRRLNRLETEFLRREEKNDDNRSEDGKEEKKNENMERDGDGDENVVVVVVGGDEEEDVCSEKSVGDCEESGHGTPTRE from the coding sequence ATGAACGATCCGTCACAGATGATAAGCCGGAGCTATGGGATCTGGCCGCCGGCGGCGGCGATGGAGGATCCGATGGGGTTTCAAAACCCCCGTCCGATGGTGTTCACAGCTGGTGCCGGGTTGATGCCGGGAAGGATGAATTGGAAGGGCAAGAAGGTCGCGGACAAGCGGATGAAGGGTGGGTCAGCGGTGGGGACAGGTCTTGGCCTCGCCGGCGGTGACGGTGGAGGTCCGGCCGGGTATAAGCCTCCGACGCTAAACGAGCTGCAGTCCCAGAACAGGGCCAAAGCACGGAGGTTCTATCCCAAGAAGAAGTTCGGCAGGAGCGCACCGTACGCGCCGAGGAACACGACGTCGTTCATCATCCGAGCGAAGAAGGCCGGTGGGATCACGTCCTTAGTGTCACCATGCCCGGTGACACCGGCGATCCTACCTACGCCGAAGTTCTCGCCTTCACGAGAGGGGTTAGTGGACATGGCGAAGGAGGAGTGGGGAGTTGATGGATATGGATCAATGAAAGGATTGATCAGGCTACGATCGCCGACAAGGGTGAacggagaggaggaggaggtggaggaAGGGGAAGGGTCGAGTGAGAGTGATGTGGAGGAGCATTTGGAGGTGGAGAGGAGATTGGATCATGACTTGAGTAGGTTTGAGATGGTGTACCCGAGCACGGGGGAGGAGGCCGGGGCGGCAGCGGCGGCGGCGTATGTGCTGGAGAATAGAGTGGATGATCAGGATACACACATTGCGCAATTGGAAGAGGAGAATTTGACACTAAAGGAAAGGCTTTTCTTGGTAGAAAGGGAGATGGGAGAGGTGAGGAGGAGGTTGAATAGGTTGGAAACTGAGTTTTTGAGGAGAGAGGAGAAGAATGATGATAACCGTAGTGAGGAtgggaaggaggagaagaagaatgagaataTGGAAAGGGATGGAGATGGGGATGAGaatgtggtggtggtggtggttgggGGAGATGAAGAGGAGGATGTTTGTTCAGAGAAGAGTGTGGGGGATtgtgaggagagtgggcatggGACACCAACCAGGGAGTAG
- the LOC120272334 gene encoding UTP--glucose-1-phosphate uridylyltransferase, which yields MAATIAATTLQTEEKLSKLRSAVAGLNQISENEKSGFINLVSRYLSGEAEQIEWSKIQTPTDEVVVPYDTLAPPPEDLEATKKLLNKLVVLKLNGGLGTTMGCTGPKSVIEVRNGFTFLDLIVIQIESLNKKYGCNVPLLLMNSFNTHDDTLKIVEKYSDSDIEIHTFNQSQYPRIVAEDFQPLPCKGEVGKDGWYPPGHGDVFPSLMNSGKLDALISQGKEYVFVANSDNLGAIVDMKILNHLIHNQNEYCMEVTPKTLADVKGGTLISYEGRVQLLEIAQVPDAHVNEFKSIEKFKIFNTNNLWVNLKAIKRLVEADALKMEIIPNPKEVNGVKVLQLETAAGAAIRFFDHAIGINVPRSRFLPVKATSDLLLVQSDLYTLVDGFVIRNQARSNPANPTIELGPEYKKVGDFLRRFKSIPSIVDLDSLKVSGDVWFGAGIVLKGKVTITNKSGKKLEIPDGIVLENKDVNGPEDI from the exons ATGGCCGCCACCATCGCTGCGACCACCCTCCAGACCGAGGAGAAGCTTTCCAAGCTCCGCTCAGCCGTCGCTGGCCTTAATCAAATCAG TGAGAATGAGAAATCTGGATTCATTAACCTCGTCTCTCGTTATTTGAG cGGGGAAGCAGAGCAGATCGAGTGGAGTAAGATCCAGACTCCTACTGATGAAGTGGTGGTGCCTTATGATACCCTTGCGCCGCCTCCTGAAG ATCTCGAAGCAACTAAGAAGCTTCTCAACAAGTTGGTAGTGCTGAAGCTTAATGGAGGCTTGGGAACGACCATGGGTTGCACTGGCCCCAa GTCTGTAATTGAAGTTCGAAATGGATTTACATTTCTTGATCTGATTGTTATTCAAATAGAG TCACTTAATAAGAAGTATGGGTGCAATGTTCCCCTGCTTTTGATGAACTCCTTCAACACCCATGATGACACATTAAAG ATTGTGGAGAAGTATTCCGACTCAGACATTGAAATTCATACATTTAACCAG AGTCAGTATCCACGAATAGTTGCTGAAGATTTTCAGCCATTGCCATGCAAGGGCGAGGTTGGGAAGGATGGCTG GTATCCTCCTGGCCATGGTGATGTGTTCCCTTCCTTGATGAATAGTGGGAAGCTCGATGCATTAATATCACAG GGTAAAGAGTATGTTTTTGTGGCAAACTCGGATAACCTGGGTGCTATTGTTGATATGA AGATCCTCAACCATTTGATACACAATCAGAATGAGTACTGTATGGAG gTGACTCCAAAAACTTTGGCTGATGTGAAAGGAGGTACTCTTATCTCATACGAAGGAAGGGTTCAA CTTTTAGAGATTGCACAAGTTCCTGATGCACAT GTGAATGAGTTTAAATCAATTGAAAAATTCAAGATCTTCAATACGAACAACTT ATGGGTGAACTTGAAGGCTATCAAGCGGCTTGTGGAGGCTGATGCACTTAAAATGGAGATCATTCCTAACCCTAAG GAAGTGAATGGTGTGAAAGTTCTTCAACTTGAAACTGCAGCTGGTGCAGCAATACGG TTCTTTGATCATGCTATTGGGATTAATGTTCCCCGCTCTCGCTTCCTCCCTGTGAAAGCAACATCAGACTTGCTGCTAGTCCAG TCGGATCTCTATACTCTCGTTGATGGCTTTGTGATCCGCAACCAAGCTAGATCAAACCCTGCGAACCCCACAATCGAATTAGGTCCTGAATATAAGAAG GTTGGTGATTTCCTTCGCCGGTTCAAGTCCATTCCAAGCATTGTGGATCTTGATAGCTTGAAGGTTTCTGGTGATGTATGGTTTGGCGCTGGCATAGTTCTCAAG GGCAAGGTGACAATCACCAACAAATCCGGCAAGAAGCTTGAAATTCCCGATGGGATCGTTCTTGAGAACAAG GACGTCAATGGCCCTGAGGACATCTGA